Proteins encoded together in one Candidatus Xianfuyuplasma coldseepsis window:
- a CDS encoding YveK family protein — MNPEVNPEVEIDLVSLFRVLLRKWWLIAAITAVGLAITGAYAYVMLDDVYTAESSMIVQVTNTSDSDYTNLLTGQRLVDTYSEIAKSNRVLTELADNLDLDYTASQLRNMITVNAVNDTLIIELSVEMEDPALAKDIANEVVAIVQQLSTEFEGLDNVEVLDVAATPENPSGPNRVLYMAVGILLGGMIGVGIVLGMEYLDKDIKKAKDIEQYLDLRVLGTIPFYEMDEEVA, encoded by the coding sequence ATGAATCCAGAAGTAAATCCAGAAGTGGAAATTGATTTGGTAAGTTTGTTTAGAGTACTACTAAGAAAATGGTGGTTAATAGCTGCCATCACAGCAGTAGGTTTAGCTATTACAGGGGCGTATGCCTATGTAATGTTAGATGATGTATATACGGCAGAATCCAGTATGATTGTCCAAGTGACAAACACGAGTGATTCCGATTATACAAACCTATTAACAGGACAAAGACTTGTTGATACATATAGTGAAATTGCCAAGAGTAATCGTGTATTAACGGAACTTGCTGATAACTTAGATTTAGATTATACTGCAAGTCAATTACGAAATATGATTACCGTTAATGCGGTGAATGATACATTGATTATTGAACTGAGTGTTGAAATGGAAGATCCAGCATTGGCAAAAGATATTGCCAATGAAGTGGTTGCTATTGTTCAACAATTATCAACCGAATTTGAAGGGTTGGATAATGTAGAAGTTTTAGATGTAGCCGCCACACCTGAAAACCCAAGTGGACCAAATCGTGTCCTATACATGGCTGTAGGAATCTTACTTGGGGGAATGATTGGTGTTGGGATTGTCCTTGGTATGGAATACTTAGACAAAGATATTAAAAAAGCCAAAGATATCGAACAGTATCTCGATTTACGAGTACTCGGAACAATCCCATTTTATGAAATGGATGAGGAGGTCGCATAA
- a CDS encoding tyrosine-protein phosphatase: MIDMHNHILFGVDDGCKTIDESIEMIQKAVSVGVTDMILTPHYAPMRGYVASNDEINKNFTELQNKVQGLNIPINLFLGREIDEVKDLEQLLNSGEVKTLNNTKYVLLDFGMKKADVDEYIYEMIIAGYKPIIAHPERYNYITDFTALKEFRKTGALLQINASSYFRPKNKQTKKLIQYIVKNGIVDLIGSDCHRNPKNYDDFSNLVKILRKKGIELDLNYSNDLVESIKL, from the coding sequence ATGATTGATATGCATAATCACATCTTATTTGGTGTTGATGATGGATGTAAAACAATTGATGAATCCATCGAAATGATTCAAAAAGCTGTATCTGTCGGCGTGACAGATATGATTTTGACACCACACTACGCACCAATGCGAGGATATGTTGCTTCAAATGACGAAATAAACAAAAACTTCACCGAGTTACAAAACAAAGTACAAGGACTAAATATACCTATTAATCTATTTCTCGGTAGAGAAATTGATGAAGTAAAAGATTTAGAACAGTTATTAAACTCTGGAGAGGTCAAAACTCTCAATAATACCAAGTATGTATTATTAGATTTTGGTATGAAAAAAGCAGATGTAGACGAATACATATATGAGATGATTATCGCTGGATATAAGCCAATCATTGCACATCCTGAAAGATATAATTATATTACTGACTTTACAGCCTTGAAGGAGTTTAGAAAAACAGGAGCATTATTGCAAATCAATGCCTCGTCTTATTTCCGCCCGAAAAATAAACAAACAAAGAAACTTATCCAATACATTGTTAAGAATGGAATTGTTGATCTGATTGGTAGTGATTGTCATAGAAACCCTAAAAATTATGATGATTTCTCGAACTTAGTTAAGATATTGAGAAAAAAGGGAATAGAGTTGGACTTGAATTATAGTAATGATTTAGTGGAATCAATCAAATTGTGA
- a CDS encoding RDD family protein: MNHTKKEYYKQRVEESTADLYETVTNYERMMIAKAIDISLFLSGLFIISWLLIVSHWLPNLLIGAAIVVYIGFYVLLRGLLHGSTVGYLIMNIRFVNVKTKKRVTLKEYFQYIRKSTRLEVRYSQIFKYYLLYDDRYVQNEPMKKYGMIVVDTKKYKRFYNDYQNNIAQLQKLQHA; this comes from the coding sequence ATGAACCATACAAAAAAAGAATACTACAAGCAACGAGTGGAAGAATCAACTGCGGATTTATATGAAACCGTGACGAACTATGAACGAATGATGATTGCCAAAGCAATCGATATATCGCTCTTCTTAAGTGGCTTGTTTATTATATCGTGGCTTCTCATTGTTAGTCACTGGTTACCCAATTTATTAATTGGTGCAGCAATCGTTGTTTATATTGGATTCTATGTATTATTAAGAGGATTACTACACGGATCAACGGTCGGGTACCTCATCATGAATATTCGCTTTGTGAATGTCAAAACAAAGAAACGAGTGACATTAAAAGAATATTTCCAATACATCCGTAAATCTACTCGTTTAGAAGTACGCTATTCTCAAATCTTTAAATACTATTTACTATATGATGATCGATATGTACAAAATGAACCAATGAAGAAATACGGCATGATTGTCGTCGATACTAAGAAGTACAAACGGTTCTATAACGACTATCAAAACAATATTGCACAGCTACAAAAGTTACAACACGCATAA
- a CDS encoding CpsD/CapB family tyrosine-protein kinase — MAQYNIISEYDPHSSVTEQYRKLRTNIDYSNLDKEIKVINLTSTYPGEGKTVTTLNLATVYSQTKQKTLLIDLDLRKPKMHRAFQLPNKGGVSGYVLNEHPIQDEIQTIHDHLDILVAGEKVPFPAEVLVSNKIKKMFEELRGMYDRIIIDCPPMTAVADATIISNYCDATMFVIASRHTNRDVAKGCIKDLKENGGNIIGAVLTRVQRRDQYYGMEYYYYYGNE; from the coding sequence ATGGCTCAATATAATATTATCTCAGAATACGATCCTCATAGTTCCGTTACTGAGCAATATCGTAAATTACGAACCAATATTGATTACTCAAATCTAGATAAAGAAATAAAAGTTATTAATCTTACAAGTACTTATCCTGGTGAAGGTAAAACTGTAACAACATTAAACTTAGCTACTGTCTATTCACAAACCAAACAAAAAACACTATTAATCGACTTAGATCTCCGGAAACCAAAAATGCACCGTGCGTTTCAATTACCCAATAAAGGTGGCGTAAGTGGATATGTTTTAAATGAACATCCAATTCAAGACGAAATCCAAACGATCCACGATCATTTGGATATCTTAGTTGCAGGTGAAAAAGTACCATTCCCTGCAGAGGTGTTAGTATCGAATAAAATTAAAAAAATGTTTGAAGAATTGCGAGGAATGTATGATCGTATCATCATCGACTGTCCACCAATGACAGCTGTTGCCGATGCGACAATTATCTCCAATTATTGTGATGCCACCATGTTTGTGATCGCATCACGCCATACCAATCGTGATGTCGCTAAAGGGTGTATTAAAGACCTAAAAGAAAATGGTGGAAACATCATTGGTGCTGTATTAACACGTGTTCAACGTCGTGATCAGTACTATGGTATGGAGTATTACTATTATTACGGAAATGAATAA
- a CDS encoding Hsp20/alpha crystallin family protein produces the protein MYRITPYRRNNPSTRDVFDLFDDFFNDRKTAYVRDFKIDVKDEKDKYIVEAEVPGLTKKDLNIKYENDRLTISINKEDEKEETEDNYMHKERYSFRSERSIYLEDVDPKKLSAKMDNGILTIELMKLEHKISSYMIDIK, from the coding sequence ATGTATCGCATTACACCTTACCGTAGAAACAACCCTAGTACGAGAGACGTCTTTGACTTGTTTGATGATTTCTTCAACGATCGGAAAACAGCCTATGTCCGGGACTTCAAAATTGACGTAAAAGATGAAAAAGACAAATATATTGTAGAAGCTGAAGTTCCTGGCTTAACGAAAAAAGATTTAAACATCAAGTATGAAAACGATCGTTTAACAATCTCCATCAACAAAGAAGATGAAAAAGAAGAAACCGAAGACAACTACATGCACAAAGAACGCTATTCGTTCCGCAGTGAACGTAGTATTTACTTAGAAGACGTCGATCCGAAAAAATTAAGTGCCAAAATGGACAATGGTATCTTAACGATCGAGTTGATGAAACTCGAACACAAAATCTCATCTTACATGATTGACATTAAGTAA